CCGCTCCCGTTCGTGGCGGTCTTCGGCTGGGCCTTCGTCCGGTGGGAGCGCCGCACCATCCACAGTGGACGCGTTCCGCTGCTGGACACGCGGCTGTTCACCGACACCGCGGGGTACTCCTCGGGTGCGGCGATCGGTGCGGCCTACTTCTGCGGGTTCACCGGGGTCTTCGTGGTGCTGTCGATGTTCTTCCAGGCGGGGGAGGGCTACACCGCGCTGGAGTCCGGGCTCGTGGTCACCCCGTTCGCCCTCGGCTCCGCGCTGGCCGCCGCCCTCGCCGGTCGGATGGTGGTCCGGTTCGGCCGACGTCTGACGATCTTCGGGCTGGGTGTGGTCGCGGCCGGGTTCACCGTCGCCGGGGTGCTCGCGCTGACCGCGCCGCAGCAGGGGCTCGGCGTGTGGGTGGCGCTGCCGCTGGCGGCGGCCGGGCTCGGCGGGGGCATGGTGATCTCCCCGAACACCACGATGACCTTGGAGAACGTCCGCGGCGAGATGGCGGGCGTCGCGGGCGCGGTGCTGCAGACGGGCCAGCGGATCGGCACGGCGATCGGCGCGGCCCTGCTCGTGGCGGTCTTCCACGTGGTGGGCGGCCGGGCCGGGCTGGCGGCGGCCCTGGCCTGCGCGGTCGCGCTCGTCCTGGTGGCGCTCGGGCTCGCGGTCCGGGAACGGCGCGGTTGACATGCAGCCAAACGGCTGCCTATATTTCAGGCAGCCAAAAGGCTGCATATTGGGGGAAGGCGATGGACGAGGTGTTCAAGGCGCTCGGCGACGCCAGCAGGCGGCGGTTGCTGGACAGCCTGAACGCGCGCAACGGGCAGACGTTGCGCGAGCTGTGCTCCGGGCTGGACATGGCCCGGCAGTCGGTCAGCAAGCACCTGGCGCTGCTGGAGGCGGCCGGGCTGGTGACCACCGCGCGCAGGGGGAGGGAGAAGTTGCACTACCTCAACGCCGAACCGATCAACGCCATCGCCGACCGCTGGATCGGCCGGTACGCCAGGCAGCGCGTCCAGGCGCTGGCCGATCTCAAGACCGCATTGGAGCAGGAAACCATGGGTGCGACCGAGTTCAGCTACACCACCTACATCAAGACCACGCCGGAGCGGTTGTGGCAGGCGATCACCGACCCGGCCTTCACCAGCCGGTACTGGGGCGTCACCTTCGAGTCGGACTGGGCCAAGGGCTCGGGGATGACCTGGGTGATGGGCGATGTGCGGATGTCCGACCCGGAGCAGGTCGTGCTGGAGTCCGACCCGTACCGCAGGCTGGCCTACACCTGGCACACCTTCACGCCGGAGTTCATCGCCGAGCAGAAGATCGACGACGAGCTGGCGGCCAGGCTCACCGCCGAACCGCGCACCAAGGTGAGCTTCGACCTGGAGCCGGCGGGCGAGCTGGTCAAGCTCACCGTGCTGCACGACGGCTTCGCGCCGGACAGCGTCCTGCACGGCATGGTCAGCGAGGGGTGGCTGCCGCTGCTGTCCAGCCTCAAGACGCTGCTGGAGACGGGCGAGCCGCTGCCAGAGCCGAAATGACCCGCTCCGCACCATCCTCACTGGACAGTGGGTCGGCGATCGCCGCGGCCCGGTCGCGGTAGACCGGCGCCTCGACGGCCCGCACGAGCGCGTTCGCGAAGCGGTCCGCGCGCGACCGCTTCGCCGGAGGGGCCGACGGGCCACGCGGAACGCCGCCAACCGACGCGCCCAGAACGGCTGGTCCGCCTCGACCGGCACCGGAACTGCGGGAACCCCGGCCCGCAGATGTCGAGCGCGGCCCATCCGCGCTGCACGATCGCGCGCAGACCAGTGCGCCGCGTAGACCGGCGGCGACGTCGTCGTGGATTCCCGTGGTCAGCAGCACGACCCGGCTCACGGCGTTCTCCTTGTCGCGTGGTCGAAAAGCTCCACCAGCTCGTCGCGGTACCCGCGCACATCGAACCCCGGATCGCGGACCAGCCGGGCGGCGGCAGCGTCGATCGCCTGGCGCAGCACGAGATCCATCGCCTCGGGCGCGAAGTCGCGGAACTCCCGGAAGCCCGGCCCGCGCGGAAGATCGGTTTCGGGTCGAGGACGTCCAGCACGGGCGCGATGGCCTCGGCGATGCACGCGTGGGCGCCCGCCATGCCTGCGCGCGCCGCTGCTGTTCGACGAAGGTGGGTTCTGACCGCACGGCCAGAGAACGGACCGCGCGGTCAGAACCTGTCGAGCGGGCTCAGGGGCGCGGCGGGAGCTGCAACTTCTGGCAGGGCCAGCCGGTCTCCTTCTCCGATCCGGTCTTGTACATACCGGAGGCGCAGACGTCGAGGTCTCCCTTGACCGCGTCCGGGATCTCGTAAAGCCCCATCGTCACGCCCGCCTCGCCCGGCTTGAGGTTCGCCTTGGGGCTGTAGTTGGTGGCGAAGATGTGCATGGTCCAGTCGTTGGCGAGCGGGACCAGGCTCGTGTGCAGCAGCTCGCTGCTGGCGTGGCAGTACCCCGTCACGAAGATGGGGTTGGCGGCACCGGTGGGGCACGGGACGGAGGGTGCCTGCGACGTCGCCCACCGCACGTTCAGGTCGCGCGGACCGAAGTCCTCGACCTCCACTGCCGGGTCGGCCGACGCGGCGGCGAAGTACACCTTGAGGAAGGTCGACCCGGCGGGCGCGGGCTTCCTGTGGCCGGTGTAGTTGTCGGTCCAGTCCGTCTTGAGGACCTTCACCGAGACCTTGGCCTTGTTGACGCCCACGCGGGAGCTCCCCTGGAAGGTGAGCGCCTCGCCCGGCAGGTCGGCGAAGGTCTGCGGCTTCTCCGTCGTCTCCGGGGCAGCTGCGCCGTTACCGCCTCCGGTCCCGGCGGGAGAGGTGGAGCCCCCGCTGCCTCCGCCGCACGCGGTGCCCGCCAGTGCCAGAGCGGCCGCGATCGTGACCAGTCGGATCGTTCTCATGGTGCGCTTTCCTATCAGGAACGCGCACGCGACCTGACATCACCCGCGCTGGGTCCCACCAAAATGTCGAAGGATCCGGGCTCCCTCTGCCACTTTTTGTCGGCCCAGTGCTGGAACGCCCGCTCCGGCAGCTCGACGACGGCCTCGGCGGTCTCGCCCGGCGCGGCCGTCACGGCGGCGAATCCCGCGAGCCAGCGGACGGGGCGGGAGATCGCCGAGGACGGCCGCGACAGGTAGACCTGCACGACTTCGCGTCCGGTCCGCGACCCGGTGTTGGTCAGCCGCACCCGCACGCGATTGCCGGACTCCACAACGACTTCCTCGTATTCCCACGACGTGTACCCGAGCCCGTGGCCGAACCAGTACGCGGGCTCGGCGCCGTCCCGGAGCCACTTGCGGTGGCCGATGTCCAGGCCCTCGGAGTACTCCAGCCTGCCCTCCACCGGCGTGACCGACTCGGCCGAGACGTCCTCGGCGGGCCAGGTCGTCGGCAACCGCCCGCCGGGTTCGGCCGCGCCCAGCAGCACGTCCGCCAGCCCGGCGCCCGCCTCCTGCCCGGGCAGCCAGCTCAGCAGGACCGCGGGCACCTCCTCGCGCCAGGGCATCAGCACCGGGGCCCCGGAGTTCACCACGACGACGGTCCTGGGATTGGCCGCGGCCACCGCGCGCACCAGCTCGTCCTGCCTGCCGGGCAGCGCGAGCGTGGCCCGGTCCGACCCCTCGCTCTCCGACTCGTCGGTGGTGCCGACCACGACCACCGCGACGTCACTGGTGCGCGCCAGCTCCACGGCCTCCGCGAAGTCGTCGTCACCGCGCGGGGCGTCAGCGGAGAGCACAGAGGCGCGGCTGGCGTCGGGGGAGAGCCGGCGGCGCGCGACGATGTGCGCGGGCTTGCCCGCCTCCAACGGGACGGTGACCGTTCGCCACGTCGGGTCGAGGAAGAGCGTCGCGGGATCGTCCGTGTCGATCTCGATCACCTCGTCGACGAGCGTCTTCCCGTCCACCGCAAGGGAAACCGGACCCCAGGCGCCGAAGGAGATCTCCCAGTCGCCGGAGACGTCGGGGTGCAGCACGGCCTGGATCTCCACGGTGTCCTCACCCGTGGCGCGGCTCGGTTCGGGCAGTCTGCCGGTGAGCCGGTGCTCGGCGAGCAGTTCCGCTCCGGCTGCGTCCAGAACGCGCACGAGCAGACCGGGCTCGCCCGTGATCGGGTGGGTGGAGTTGCCCCGGTGCAGCGGCGTCGGTTTGGTGGTCGTGCGGACGCCGGGGGAGTGCGCCACCTCGGCGACACCATCCAGCGCGGCTCGTAGACCGTCCACAGGGGACACGACGGTGGACGGGTAGACCTCCGCGCTGCCGCCACCCTGGAAGCGCACCGCCGCCGCGTTGGGGC
The window above is part of the Allokutzneria albata genome. Proteins encoded here:
- a CDS encoding glycoside hydrolase family 3 C-terminal domain-containing protein, translated to MDDDLAGLPIERKVRLLTGKTMWRTHADPALGLRELVLSDGPIGVRGEKWDERDHSIALPSPSALAATWDEQLVRRLGVALAAQARRKGVDVLLAPTINLHRSPVTGRHFECFSEDPVLTARIGDAYIRGVQSGGVAATAKHYVANDSETDRMTLDARLDERTLRELYLAPFEAAVEAGVWVVMAAYNSVNGTTMTENPLLAEPLKGEWGFDGVVVSDWGAVRSVAASANAPQDLVMPGPRSHWSLGLAEAVRSGEVPESALDEKIRRLLRLASRVSDPSTPAPGDDRELLRAAVTASTVLLRNEGSLLPLSTVKRVAVVGPNAAAVRFQGGGSAEVYPSTVVSPVDGLRAALDGVAEVAHSPGVRTTTKPTPLHRGNSTHPITGEPGLLVRVLDAAGAELLAEHRLTGRLPEPSRATGEDTVEIQAVLHPDVSGDWEISFGAWGPVSLAVDGKTLVDEVIEIDTDDPATLFLDPTWRTVTVPLEAGKPAHIVARRRLSPDASRASVLSADAPRGDDDFAEAVELARTSDVAVVVVGTTDESESEGSDRATLALPGRQDELVRAVAAANPRTVVVVNSGAPVLMPWREEVPAVLLSWLPGQEAGAGLADVLLGAAEPGGRLPTTWPAEDVSAESVTPVEGRLEYSEGLDIGHRKWLRDGAEPAYWFGHGLGYTSWEYEEVVVESGNRVRVRLTNTGSRTGREVVQVYLSRPSSAISRPVRWLAGFAAVTAAPGETAEAVVELPERAFQHWADKKWQREPGSFDILVGPSAGDVRSRARS
- a CDS encoding ArsR/SmtB family transcription factor; the protein is MDEVFKALGDASRRRLLDSLNARNGQTLRELCSGLDMARQSVSKHLALLEAAGLVTTARRGREKLHYLNAEPINAIADRWIGRYARQRVQALADLKTALEQETMGATEFSYTTYIKTTPERLWQAITDPAFTSRYWGVTFESDWAKGSGMTWVMGDVRMSDPEQVVLESDPYRRLAYTWHTFTPEFIAEQKIDDELAARLTAEPRTKVSFDLEPAGELVKLTVLHDGFAPDSVLHGMVSEGWLPLLSSLKTLLETGEPLPEPK